DNA from Gephyromycinifex aptenodytis:
GGCGCAGCCCTAGTTGGACTGTGCCCAGCGGCGTGCACCGGGAAGGGTCGCAAAAGTGCCGTAGGTGGCTTTGCTGCTGGACGGGCACACGTCCCACACGCCGCGGTAGTACGCCCGATTCACTCTGCGGATCGTATAGACGCGACCCGAGACGGCTCCGGTGACGACGTAGGTGTCGTTGTCGATTCGATGCATGACTACCCCCTGGTGACGCAGCCGGTGCCCCACACCGTGTGCCTGCCGTGCTCGGTAACTGCCTATCGGCCTCGGACGAGCGACCTGTAGAGATGTCGACCCCTCTTTTTGGTCGGGCGTCTCGAACGGTCGAACATCTCGGTGAGGCGGCATCAGCGGCTGAGGAGCTCCTGGATCCGGTCGAGGGTGAGGGCCGTCGCGCGCTGGGAGAAGTCGGGGAGGTCCGGGTCGGTGAACAGGTGACCACTGCCAGGGGTCACCCAGTCCTCGAACCTGGCACCGGAGGCGGTGACCGCGGCGCCCAGACCTTCCACCTGCGCGGGGTCGATCCAGTGGTCGTGGGCGAAGCGATGAACCTGCGTCGGTTGCCCCGGCCACGGCCGCGACGGGGCAGCTGCGTAGTGCAGGAGGATGACGGCTCGCGCGCGGGGCCGGCGCATAGCCAGATGCGAGGCAAACGCCGAACCGAGCGACATCCCCATCAGCACGGCATCGTCGCCGACCTGCGTCAACGGCTCCGCCAGTCGGGCCAACAACTGCGAGGGACCCACCTCGTCGCGGTAGGCGATGCCGCCGGCCTCATCCTGGAACACCTGCCCGTCGTAGAAATCGGGGGCTAGGACGTCGTGGCCGAGTGCGCGCAATTGATCGGCCAGGGCGTGCACCCCGGGTCGGCGCCCTAGCGCAGAGTGCAGCAGGAGGATGGAACTCATAACGTCATCCTGCCTGCTAAACCGATGTCAGATCGTCCCGGCGCCGGCGCAGCACGACGGCACCGATCATGGCCAGGAGCCCCCGCGAGGATGTCCGGTCGTGCGGGCCGCGCCACCGACCGGGACCGCCTAGGGTTCGAGAATGCCCACGCGACCTGACACTCTCCTCGTCGGCTGCGGTGACCTCGGAGCTCGGATCGGGCTGCGCCTGGCCGCGCGCGGCCGCACCGTGCTGGCTTTGCGTCGCCGCGCACATCTGGTGCCGGCGCCGCTGCTGGCCCGAGCGGTGGACCTGACTCGTGAGATCCCGCAGCTGCCGCCGGGTGACTTCACTCAACTCGTGGTGGTGCTCACCGCGGGGGCTCGCGACCCGCAGGCCTACCGCCAGGTCTACGTGGAGGGGATGCGGCGAGCGTTGGACGGCCTGGCCCGCAGTGGAGCGCTGCCACATCATGCCGTTCTCGTGTCCTCTTCTGCGGCTTGCTCGGGGGAGGGGGAGATCACCGAGGAGAGCCCCTCCCACCCGAGAAGTGCCACCGGCGCCGTGCTGCTGGAAGCCGAGGAGCTCTTCCAGGAGCGACTTCCGCACGGCAGCGTCATCCGCTTCGCGGGGCTGTACGGACCGGACCGCAGTTGGGTCACGGATGCGGTGCGCGCCGGGCGTTGGGGCGAGCATCGGTGGGTCAACCTCATCCATCGCGAAGACGCCGCCGAGGCGGTCGTGCACCTGCTGGAGCGCGAATCTCCCGAGCCGCTCTACCTGGGCGTCGACACCGAACCGGCCCCTTCGAGCGAGGTCTTGAGCTACGCCGCGAACCTCCTCCGGCTCCCCGGGCCGCCCGAACCCAGCACGCCGATCAGCGGCAAACGGCTGAGTAGCGCCCGCCTGCGGGCCACCGGGTTCACCTTCACCTACCCCACCTACCGCGAAGGGCTTCGCAACTGCGGCGAACACCGCCCCGCCCGCGGCTGACCCGCATCCCCAGGCAGGACGCGCTGCTACCTCGCGGGGGCTACCCGCGTGCCAGGAGCCGTCGCGATCGGGCGGCCTCGGCACGCCGGTCGTGTCTGTCCCTAGCGTTCGAGCCCCTGTTGTTTTCTGCCGTGGGCATCAAAAAACCGGACCGCTGGCGCGGCCCGGTTGTTTTGGTGCCCCCGTCGTGGCTCTCACGGGCGTTCGAGCCCCTGTTGCTTTCTGCCGTGGGCATCAAAAAACCGGACCGCTGGCGCGGCCCGGCTGTTTTGGTGCCCCCGGCAGGATTCGAACCTGCGCCCCCGCCTCCGGAGGGCGGTGCTCTATCCCCTGAGCTACGGGGGCCAGTACGACCCGTAGGTCGCTGGCACCGGAGCAGCTTAGCAGCACTCGCTGATGCGTTCCGACACCCGTGGTGAGACGGATGTCAGGCACCGGGGTTCCGGTTCGTAAACTAGGTTCCGTGACTCCTGAAGACCTCTCTGCCGCTATCCGCACCTGTCTGCTCGAGGCCGTCGACGCCGGTGAGTTCGCCGTCGATGTGCCGTCGGCGGTGCGAGTGGAGCGACCCAGAGGTCGCGAACACGGGGACTGGTCGACCAACGTCGCCATGCAGCTGGCCAAAAAAGCGTCGATGAACCCGCGTGACTTCGCCACCAAGCTGGCGCAGCGGCTCGAGCAGATCGACGGGATCGCCTCGGTCGACGTCGCCGGCCCCGGCTTCCTCAACATCACCCTCGACGCGGCCTCCGCAGGTGAACTGGCAAAAACGATCGTCGAAGCCGGTAGGTCCTTCGGACGCGGAGAGGCACTGGCCGGCCGCCGGGTCAACCTCGAATTCGTCTCGGCCAACCCCACCGGGCCGATCCACCTCGGCGGTACCCGCTGGGCCGCCGTCGGTGACTCCCTGGCCCGCGTGCTCGAAGCCGCCGGCGCCGCCGTCACCCGGGAGTACTACTTCAACGACCACGGCGCCCAGATCGACCGGTTCGCCCGCAGCCTGCTCGCCTCCGCCAAGGGAGAGCCCGCCCCTGAAGACGGCTACGCCGGGGGATACATCACCGAGATCGCCTCCACCATCGTCGAAAACCACCCGGGAGTCCTCGACCTACCCGACGACCAAGCCCAAGAGGTCTTCCGGGCCGAGGGCGTCGACCGGATGTTCGGCGAGATCAAAGAGTCGCTGCACAACTTCGGTGTCGACTTCGACGTGTTCTTCCACGAGAACAACCTGCACGACTCCGGTGCCGTCGAGCGCGCCATCGCCAAGCTCACCGAGCTGGGCCGGATGGAGGAACGTGACGGCGCAGTGTGGTTGAAGACCACCGAGTTCGGCGACGACAAAGACCGGGTAGTCATCAAATCCGACGGCGAAGCGGCCTATTTCGCCGGCGACATCGCCTACTACCTCGACAAACGCGAGCGGGGCTTCGACACCGAGATCATCATGCTCGGCGCCGACCACCACGGCTACGTCGGGCGCATGATGGCGATGTGCGCCGCGTTCGGCGACACCCCGAACGAGAACCTGCAGATACTCATCGGCCAGATGGTCAACCTCGTCAAGGACGGCGCGCCGGTGCGGATGAGCAAGCGTGCCGGCACCGTCGTGGTCCTGGAAGACCTCGTCGAAGCCGTGGGTGTCGATGCGGCCCGCTACTCCCTGACCCGCAACAGCACCGACAGCAACATCGACGTCGACCTGGATCTGCTGGCGCGCCGCACCAACGACAACCCGGTGTTCTACGTGCAGTACGCCCACGCCCGCACCTGCAATGTGGCGCGGCTGGCCCACGAAGACGGGGTGCACCGCGAAGACGGCTTCGACCCCTCGCTGCTCACCCACGAATCCGAAGCGGCCTTGTTGGCAATCCTGGGAGACTTCCCGCGGGTGGTGGCCCAGTCGGCCGAGTTGCGGGAACCGCACCGCATCGCGCGCTACCTGGAAACCCTCGCCTCCAAGTTCCACAAGTGGTACGACCAGTGCCGTGTTCGCCCCGCAATGAACGACGGCGAACTCGACGAGGTCTGCGACCTGCACCGCACCCGGTTGTGGCTGAACGACGCCACCCGTCAGACGCTGGCCAACGGACTGGACCTGCTCGGCGTCAGCGCCCCCGAGCGCCTGTGAACACCCAACCGACCGGGGACGAAAAACAATGAATATGCGCGCCCACGAGGCAGGTGCCCTGCACGCGGACGGTTACGGCGGGCCCCCGCAATGGCTGCCCTACCCCGGTGACGTCAACGCGCTGCTGCCCCAACTGTGGCCAGTCTCAGCTCGGCGAGAAAACGGCCGTCTCAACGTCGGCGGTGTCGACATGGTGGCACTCGCGCAAGAGTTCGGCACCCCCGCCTACGTCATCGACGAGCTCGATTTCCGGCAACGCGCCGCGGCTTTCCGCGACGACTTCAGCGCGCCCTTCAAAGCCCGCGGTGGCGGGGTGGACGTCTACTACGCCGGTAAAGCCTTCCTGTGCACCCAGGTCGCCCGCTGGGTGATGGACGAAGGCCTGATGCTCGATGTGTGCAGCGGCGGGGAACTCGCCGTGGCTCAACGAGTGGGCTTCCCAGGCGAGCGCGTGGAGATGCACGGCAACAACAAGTCCGCCGCCGAGATCGAGGCCGCCCTGGCCTACGGGGTCGGGCGAATCGTGGCCGACTCCTTCGACGAGATCGCACGCATCGCTGCCATCGCCCGAGACCGTGGCGTCGTGGCGCCGGTGATGCTGCGAATCACCGTCGGGGTGGAAGCCCACACCCACGAGTACATCGCCACCGCGCACGAAGACCAGAAGTTCGGCTTCAGCCTCAACAGCGGCCAGGCCGAGAGGGCAGTGCAGGCTGTGCTGGCAGAGCCTGATGCGATGCAGCTCGTCGGCCTGCACAGCCACATCGGTAGCCAGATCTTCGATGTCGCCGGTTTCGAGGTCGCCGCCGCGCGTCTGTTGCGGCTGCACGCCCACATCGCCGAGCGGTACGGCCAAGTGCTGGAGCACCTGGACCTCGGCGGTGGTTTCGGTATCGCTTACACCAGCGAGAACACCCCGGC
Protein-coding regions in this window:
- the lysA gene encoding diaminopimelate decarboxylase — its product is MRAHEAGALHADGYGGPPQWLPYPGDVNALLPQLWPVSARRENGRLNVGGVDMVALAQEFGTPAYVIDELDFRQRAAAFRDDFSAPFKARGGGVDVYYAGKAFLCTQVARWVMDEGLMLDVCSGGELAVAQRVGFPGERVEMHGNNKSAAEIEAALAYGVGRIVADSFDEIARIAAIARDRGVVAPVMLRITVGVEAHTHEYIATAHEDQKFGFSLNSGQAERAVQAVLAEPDAMQLVGLHSHIGSQIFDVAGFEVAAARLLRLHAHIAERYGQVLEHLDLGGGFGIAYTSENTPATAADLGAGMAAIVERECAAAGVAMPRISIEPGRAIVGSSTFTLYEVGTVKEVDLDGGMRRRYVSVDGGMSDNVRTALYGADYSCTTVNRESQAGPALARVVGKHCESGDIVVMDEYLPADLHPGDLLAVPGTGAYCRALSNQYNHIPRPPVVAVRDGNARVIVRRESVEDILALDVD
- the argS gene encoding arginine--tRNA ligase, with product MTPEDLSAAIRTCLLEAVDAGEFAVDVPSAVRVERPRGREHGDWSTNVAMQLAKKASMNPRDFATKLAQRLEQIDGIASVDVAGPGFLNITLDAASAGELAKTIVEAGRSFGRGEALAGRRVNLEFVSANPTGPIHLGGTRWAAVGDSLARVLEAAGAAVTREYYFNDHGAQIDRFARSLLASAKGEPAPEDGYAGGYITEIASTIVENHPGVLDLPDDQAQEVFRAEGVDRMFGEIKESLHNFGVDFDVFFHENNLHDSGAVERAIAKLTELGRMEERDGAVWLKTTEFGDDKDRVVIKSDGEAAYFAGDIAYYLDKRERGFDTEIIMLGADHHGYVGRMMAMCAAFGDTPNENLQILIGQMVNLVKDGAPVRMSKRAGTVVVLEDLVEAVGVDAARYSLTRNSTDSNIDVDLDLLARRTNDNPVFYVQYAHARTCNVARLAHEDGVHREDGFDPSLLTHESEAALLAILGDFPRVVAQSAELREPHRIARYLETLASKFHKWYDQCRVRPAMNDGELDEVCDLHRTRLWLNDATRQTLANGLDLLGVSAPERL
- a CDS encoding Rossmann-fold NAD(P)-binding domain-containing protein — its product is MPTRPDTLLVGCGDLGARIGLRLAARGRTVLALRRRAHLVPAPLLARAVDLTREIPQLPPGDFTQLVVVLTAGARDPQAYRQVYVEGMRRALDGLARSGALPHHAVLVSSSAACSGEGEITEESPSHPRSATGAVLLEAEELFQERLPHGSVIRFAGLYGPDRSWVTDAVRAGRWGEHRWVNLIHREDAAEAVVHLLERESPEPLYLGVDTEPAPSSEVLSYAANLLRLPGPPEPSTPISGKRLSSARLRATGFTFTYPTYREGLRNCGEHRPARG
- a CDS encoding dienelactone hydrolase family protein, with protein sequence MSSILLLHSALGRRPGVHALADQLRALGHDVLAPDFYDGQVFQDEAGGIAYRDEVGPSQLLARLAEPLTQVGDDAVLMGMSLGSAFASHLAMRRPRARAVILLHYAAAPSRPWPGQPTQVHRFAHDHWIDPAQVEGLGAAVTASGARFEDWVTPGSGHLFTDPDLPDFSQRATALTLDRIQELLSR